In Vibrio lentus, a single genomic region encodes these proteins:
- the cysE gene encoding serine O-acetyltransferase, with protein MKHCEQQKVWQCIVKEARQQSEQEPMLASFYHATIINHESLGAALSYILANKLKTASMPAMAVREVVEQAFKQDQSIIDAAACDICATVNRDPAVEMYSMPLLYLKGYHALQGYRVANWLWKQGRIALATYLQNQISVACQVDIHPAARIGKAIMLDHATGIVIGETAVVENDVSILQDVTLGGTGKEGGDRHPKIREGVMIGAGAKILGNIEVGEGAKIGSCSVVLQAVPPHTTVAGVPAKIVGKPKTDKPSLDMDQGFNGRSQNFIHGDGI; from the coding sequence ATGAAACACTGTGAACAACAAAAAGTTTGGCAATGCATTGTGAAGGAAGCTCGACAGCAGTCGGAGCAAGAACCTATGCTTGCGAGTTTTTATCATGCCACCATTATCAACCATGAAAGTTTAGGCGCAGCCCTTAGCTACATCCTAGCAAACAAGCTAAAGACGGCTTCAATGCCTGCAATGGCAGTGCGTGAAGTGGTTGAACAAGCATTTAAGCAAGATCAATCTATTATCGATGCGGCCGCTTGTGATATTTGCGCGACGGTAAATCGAGATCCTGCGGTCGAGATGTACTCGATGCCTCTGCTTTATCTGAAAGGCTACCATGCTCTACAAGGCTACCGAGTGGCTAATTGGCTGTGGAAACAAGGTCGTATTGCACTTGCCACTTACCTACAAAACCAAATCTCGGTTGCTTGCCAAGTTGATATTCACCCAGCAGCACGCATCGGCAAAGCAATCATGCTCGACCACGCAACAGGCATTGTGATCGGTGAAACAGCCGTCGTTGAAAATGATGTATCTATCCTTCAAGACGTGACCCTTGGTGGTACCGGTAAAGAAGGCGGCGATCGTCATCCTAAGATCCGCGAAGGCGTAATGATTGGTGCTGGCGCTAAAATCCTTGGCAACATCGAAGTGGGCGAAGGCGCTAAGATCGGTTCTTGCTCTGTTGTGCTACAAGCCGTACCCCCTCACACAACAGTCGCTGGCGTTCCTGCAAAAATTGTGGGAAAACCGAAAACAGACAAACCATCTTTAGATATGGACCAAGGGTTCAATGGTCGCTCGCAAAACTTCATCCATGGTGATGGGATATAA
- the gpsA gene encoding NAD(P)H-dependent glycerol-3-phosphate dehydrogenase: MTETTRPTNTTDAYGKDSAYGKEITMTVIGAGSYGTSLAISLARNGANVVLWGHDPVHMNRLESERANNEFLPNIEFPESLIIESDLEKAITSSRDLLLVVPSHVFGVVLNSVKPYLASDSRICWATKGLEPETGRLLKDVAHDVLGDGYSLAVLSGPTFAKELAMGMPTAISVASPDEVFLEELQEKIHCGKTFRVYANSDFIGMQLGGAVKNVIAIGAGMSDGIGFGANARTALITRGLAEMSRLGAALGAQPETFMGMAGLGDLVLTCTDNQSRNRRFGLALGAGKDVDTAQEEIGQVVEGYRNTKEVWLLSERMGVEMPIVEQIYQVLYQGKDAHLAAQDLLARDKKSER, translated from the coding sequence ATGACAGAAACAACTCGCCCGACGAACACGACAGATGCTTACGGTAAAGACAGCGCTTACGGCAAAGAGATCACTATGACTGTAATTGGCGCAGGCTCTTACGGGACATCTTTAGCGATATCTCTAGCGCGTAACGGTGCCAATGTTGTTCTTTGGGGACATGATCCTGTTCATATGAATCGCCTTGAATCAGAGCGTGCGAACAACGAGTTTCTACCAAATATAGAATTCCCAGAAAGTCTGATCATTGAATCTGACTTAGAAAAAGCAATAACTTCAAGCCGAGACCTTTTGCTTGTTGTACCGAGCCACGTATTCGGCGTCGTGCTTAACAGCGTTAAACCTTACTTAGCCTCAGACTCTCGCATCTGTTGGGCGACCAAAGGCCTAGAGCCAGAAACAGGTCGCCTGCTTAAAGATGTCGCGCACGATGTGCTTGGTGATGGGTACTCGTTAGCGGTTCTATCAGGGCCGACCTTCGCCAAAGAGTTAGCGATGGGCATGCCAACGGCTATCTCTGTAGCTTCACCTGATGAAGTTTTCCTAGAAGAGCTTCAAGAAAAAATCCACTGCGGTAAAACATTCCGCGTGTATGCAAACTCAGATTTCATTGGTATGCAGCTTGGCGGCGCAGTGAAGAATGTTATCGCAATTGGCGCAGGCATGTCGGATGGTATTGGCTTTGGTGCTAATGCTCGTACCGCACTTATCACTCGCGGCTTGGCTGAAATGAGCCGATTAGGTGCTGCTCTTGGCGCGCAACCAGAAACCTTCATGGGTATGGCTGGATTAGGCGACCTAGTACTAACGTGTACTGATAACCAATCACGTAACCGTCGCTTTGGTTTGGCGCTTGGCGCAGGCAAAGATGTAGATACCGCACAAGAAGAAATTGGCCAAGTCGTTGAAGGTTATCGCAACACCAAAGAAGTTTGGTTATTATCAGAACGCATGGGCGTCGAGATGCCAATTGTTGAACAAATTTATCAAGTGCTGTATCAAGGGAAAGATGCACACTTAGCAGCACAAGACTTACTTGCTCGAGACAAAAAGTCAGAAAGATAA
- the secB gene encoding protein-export chaperone SecB, producing the protein MAEAAQQDAQQNFAIQRIFLKDVSFEAPNSPDMFQKEWNPDVKLDLDTQSRELGEGVYEVILRLTVTVKNAEDTAFLCEVQQGGIFSASEMEAGQLAHCLGAFCPNILFPYARETISSLVVKGTFPQLNLAPVNFDALFMNYLQNQAQQAEGEQA; encoded by the coding sequence ATGGCTGAAGCAGCACAACAAGACGCACAACAAAACTTCGCAATCCAACGGATCTTCCTAAAAGACGTATCTTTCGAAGCGCCAAACTCTCCAGACATGTTTCAGAAAGAGTGGAACCCAGATGTAAAACTGGACCTAGACACTCAAAGCCGTGAACTTGGCGAAGGCGTTTACGAAGTAATCCTACGTCTAACGGTTACGGTTAAGAACGCAGAAGACACTGCATTCCTTTGTGAAGTTCAACAAGGCGGCATCTTCTCTGCAAGCGAAATGGAAGCTGGTCAACTGGCTCATTGCCTAGGCGCATTCTGCCCGAACATCCTGTTCCCATACGCTCGTGAAACAATTTCTAGCCTAGTAGTTAAAGGTACGTTCCCACAACTGAACCTAGCTCCAGTAAACTTCGATGCTTTGTTCATGAACTACCTACAAAACCAAGCTCAACAAGCTGAAGGCGAACAGGCTTAA
- a CDS encoding rhodanese-like domain-containing protein: MQELVPFVQENMILAIVWIGLVVAIIANVIKTSNAAYKEITAAQTTHMINRENGVVVDIRTKDEFKKGHITDAVHILPSDIKANSFGSLESHKADPIIVVCKTGQTAQESANLLVKAGFENVSILKSGLVAWNEANLPLVKGKK; the protein is encoded by the coding sequence ATGCAAGAGTTAGTTCCATTTGTTCAAGAGAATATGATTTTAGCCATCGTATGGATCGGCTTGGTTGTTGCCATCATTGCGAACGTTATCAAGACATCAAACGCAGCCTACAAAGAGATCACGGCAGCGCAAACCACACACATGATTAACCGTGAAAACGGTGTTGTGGTTGATATTCGTACTAAAGATGAGTTCAAAAAGGGTCATATTACGGACGCAGTTCACATTTTGCCATCAGATATCAAAGCAAATAGCTTTGGTAGCCTTGAAAGCCACAAAGCAGACCCAATCATCGTAGTATGCAAGACAGGTCAAACAGCTCAAGAAAGCGCGAACTTGCTGGTTAAAGCAGGTTTCGAAAACGTAAGCATACTGAAAAGCGGCTTAGTAGCTTGGAACGAAGCTAACCTACCTTTGGTTAAAGGTAAAAAATAG